One window from the genome of Anaerococcus sp. Marseille-Q7828 encodes:
- a CDS encoding insulinase family protein, with the protein MTYTLKDKKTYEKMGVEVFLYVHDKTKAQVVYVKTSDKNKTFGIGFKTPPTNSKGMAHIMEHSVLNGSKKYTTSEPFMDMASSSLQTFLNAMTYPDKTVYPVSSENDKDFFNLTDVYLDAVFNPAVVNKKEILDQEGWHYEMDGDEITGISGVVYNEMKGALTDPDELVYNDIISHLYKNSPYQYESGGDPAEIYKLSYDEFVDFYKIHYHPSNAYIYFYGDLDIDFYLDHLDKEYLSNYDYKDFDYDIKVPDNYFDSVIESTYPASNASENSDYLAYGFLTKANPDTKYTLTLAILVSALFHMDSSIIKKQINEEIDPESFYARVGYGVRSSLVLLAQKTDGKKLDRFVEIIEEGLKEASLGLNKESLKSAFSIFQYGQRDQLNSVSRGLNYFLMWSFNKSIFESFEIVNYLNELGELVETDYYENFIKENFIDNPTRLIYIAKPSSTYNKQKQEDLESYIDNLNKNISQEELQIIKKDLEKLEIHQNTTDTEEQKASIPVLNIDDVPTKVDQTPRDLIDDKFIYHDMDTAGLIYTSLYFNIDHLDLRELQYLSLINDFMGSVDTSNMAYTQIDDVLFQHLASPNFSNSFINVNECDLARLEKVSFISTSKSFAKALELMKEFMLNSKFDNQKRILEILRMKKAYFASGMYDQGHILAINRANAHIDMATMLRDELSGIGSYLFLEEVIDQAKNNFDDFHDKIMEIYAKLFSNDFEINITCSKDEFSKVKEIINTSFADLEDKKDKVEIEFSPKSYKEAIMSDANVNYVGQSADIKKYGHNFEGKLVLASSILSNPYLYELIRAKAGAYGGGLTINKAGLLSAYSYRDPHILKTLETYRQIPSLTENIALSHRDFENQQISSMGTFLRPKSPQALADEDYARYKKENPVDHEKILADIKYAKLDEIKEYKKLFKAAIDEENICVFGNRESILEVKDKFDKIIDLNN; encoded by the coding sequence ATGACTTACACATTAAAAGATAAAAAAACTTACGAAAAAATGGGCGTGGAAGTATTTTTGTACGTCCACGATAAAACTAAAGCCCAAGTTGTTTATGTAAAAACATCTGACAAAAACAAGACCTTTGGCATAGGATTTAAGACCCCACCGACAAATTCCAAGGGTATGGCCCATATTATGGAACATTCTGTATTAAATGGTTCCAAGAAATACACAACTAGCGAACCTTTTATGGATATGGCTAGCTCATCATTGCAAACTTTCCTAAACGCAATGACCTATCCAGACAAAACTGTCTACCCAGTTTCTAGTGAAAATGACAAGGACTTTTTTAACCTTACAGATGTTTACCTAGATGCTGTTTTTAATCCAGCTGTAGTAAACAAAAAAGAAATCCTTGACCAAGAGGGCTGGCACTATGAGATGGATGGAGATGAGATCACTGGTATATCTGGCGTTGTATATAACGAGATGAAGGGTGCGCTTACAGATCCTGATGAGCTTGTATATAACGATATAATCTCACATTTATATAAAAATAGCCCTTACCAATACGAATCTGGTGGAGATCCAGCAGAAATATATAAACTTTCTTATGATGAATTTGTAGATTTTTATAAAATCCACTACCACCCATCAAATGCCTACATTTATTTTTATGGAGACTTGGACATAGATTTTTACCTAGACCATTTGGATAAGGAATATTTGTCAAACTATGACTACAAGGATTTTGATTATGATATCAAAGTTCCTGATAATTACTTTGATAGCGTGATTGAATCTACTTATCCAGCAAGCAATGCTAGTGAAAATTCTGATTACTTGGCCTATGGATTTCTAACAAAGGCAAATCCAGACACAAAATACACTTTGACCCTTGCAATTTTGGTAAGTGCCCTCTTCCACATGGATTCATCTATTATCAAAAAACAAATCAACGAGGAAATTGACCCAGAGTCATTTTATGCAAGAGTCGGCTATGGAGTAAGAAGCTCATTAGTGCTACTAGCTCAAAAGACAGATGGTAAAAAACTTGATAGATTTGTAGAGATCATAGAAGAAGGTTTAAAAGAAGCAAGCCTTGGCCTTAACAAAGAAAGTCTAAAATCAGCATTTTCAATCTTTCAATATGGACAAAGAGACCAATTAAATTCAGTAAGCAGAGGATTAAACTACTTTTTGATGTGGTCTTTTAACAAGTCAATCTTTGAAAGTTTTGAAATTGTCAACTACTTAAACGAACTAGGAGAGCTTGTAGAAACTGATTATTATGAAAACTTCATCAAAGAAAACTTTATAGATAATCCAACAAGACTAATCTACATTGCAAAACCAAGTAGCACTTATAACAAGCAAAAGCAAGAAGACCTAGAATCTTATATTGATAATCTAAATAAAAATATTAGCCAGGAAGAATTACAAATAATCAAAAAAGACCTAGAAAAACTAGAAATCCACCAAAATACAACTGACACCGAGGAACAAAAGGCAAGTATTCCAGTTTTAAATATTGACGATGTCCCTACAAAAGTTGACCAAACACCAAGGGATTTGATAGATGATAAGTTTATCTACCACGATATGGATACAGCTGGCCTCATCTACACTTCCCTATACTTTAATATCGACCACTTAGATTTAAGAGAATTACAATACCTATCTCTAATAAACGACTTTATGGGATCTGTCGATACAAGTAATATGGCCTACACACAAATTGATGATGTCTTGTTCCAACACTTGGCAAGTCCAAACTTTTCAAATTCATTTATAAATGTTAATGAATGTGACCTTGCAAGGCTAGAAAAAGTTTCCTTTATTAGTACATCCAAGTCTTTTGCAAAAGCTTTGGAACTTATGAAAGAATTCATGTTAAATTCTAAATTTGACAACCAAAAGAGAATTCTTGAAATACTTAGGATGAAAAAGGCATATTTTGCATCAGGAATGTACGATCAAGGCCACATACTTGCCATAAACAGAGCAAATGCCCACATTGATATGGCTACTATGTTAAGAGATGAGCTATCTGGCATAGGTTCTTACCTATTCTTGGAAGAAGTAATTGACCAAGCAAAAAATAATTTTGATGACTTTCACGATAAGATTATGGAAATTTATGCTAAATTATTTTCAAATGATTTTGAAATAAATATAACTTGTTCAAAAGATGAATTCAGCAAAGTTAAAGAAATAATAAATACAAGTTTTGCAGACCTTGAGGATAAAAAAGATAAGGTTGAAATTGAATTTTCTCCAAAATCTTACAAAGAAGCTATCATGTCAGATGCCAATGTCAATTATGTAGGTCAAAGTGCTGATATCAAAAAATACGGTCATAACTTTGAAGGTAAGTTAGTTTTAGCAAGTTCTATACTATCAAACCCATACCTATATGAGCTAATCCGTGCCAAGGCAGGCGCATACGGTGGTGGTCTTACTATAAATAAGGCAGGACTTTTGTCAGCATATTCCTATAGAGACCCACACATATTAAAAACCTTGGAAACTTATAGACAAATTCCATCCCTAACAGAAAACATAGCACTTAGCCATAGAGACTTTGAAAACCAACAAATCTCTTCAATGGGTACATTTTTAAGACCGAAATCACCACAAGCTTTGGCCGACGAGGATTATGCTAGATACAAAAAAGAAAATCCTGTAGACCATGAAAAAATCCTTGCTGATATCAAATACGCAAAGCTTGATGAAATCAAAGAATATAAGAAGCTCTTCAAAGCTGCTATTGACGAAGAGAATATATGTGTCTTTGGCAATAGAGAAAGTATATTAGAAGTAAAAGATAAATTTGATAAGATTATAGATTTGAATAATTAA
- a CDS encoding 5-bromo-4-chloroindolyl phosphate hydrolysis family protein: protein MSDNKNNFKINDILSDIDFDEIGNTIKDSVNATIRSFTKSKNNNENLPQTKNKEVCAQKPPELNKAKSWQAVSIVTAIGFIMLTIVALDGFIDWRGFGYFLFLVLSLLGTFAVPYLSWRVSKEYFRLTNNYVRFLRELGNNTVISIRDLASSVTQSEEKTVSDLIKMMKRGYFYQARIVEDDSLFILDIPTFRLYKEKSKELPQARTSNKEEDDEVLVEDLSFERAKEIINQGKNSIDRIKLSQARINDANFRINVDKLIKNSVDILNIVEKYPDKSYALNKFSDYYLPTAAKLVETYNDFEMMRTNDKKIVNSMKQINESIMTIAEAFDKIKVELLADRAMDVKTDIDTINLLLNQEGYAEDDWES, encoded by the coding sequence ATGAGTGATAACAAGAACAATTTTAAAATAAATGACATACTATCTGACATCGATTTTGATGAGATTGGAAATACAATAAAAGATTCTGTAAATGCAACTATTAGAAGCTTTACAAAATCAAAGAATAATAATGAAAACCTGCCGCAAACAAAAAATAAAGAAGTTTGTGCCCAAAAGCCTCCAGAACTTAATAAAGCTAAAAGCTGGCAAGCCGTATCCATTGTGACAGCTATTGGATTTATAATGCTAACAATTGTTGCCCTTGATGGCTTTATTGATTGGAGAGGTTTCGGATACTTCTTATTTTTAGTTCTTTCGCTTCTGGGTACTTTTGCAGTCCCTTATCTATCTTGGAGAGTCTCCAAGGAATACTTCAGACTAACCAATAACTACGTAAGATTTCTAAGGGAGCTTGGCAACAACACAGTTATTTCTATTAGAGATTTGGCAAGTTCAGTTACCCAAAGCGAAGAAAAAACTGTCTCTGACCTTATCAAAATGATGAAAAGAGGCTACTTTTATCAAGCCCGTATAGTAGAAGACGACTCCCTATTTATCCTAGATATTCCTACCTTTAGGCTTTACAAAGAAAAGAGTAAGGAGCTTCCTCAAGCTAGGACAAGTAATAAAGAAGAAGACGATGAAGTCTTGGTAGAAGATCTATCCTTTGAAAGAGCAAAGGAAATCATAAACCAGGGTAAGAATTCTATTGATAGGATAAAACTAAGTCAAGCTAGGATTAACGATGCTAATTTCAGAATCAATGTAGATAAACTTATCAAAAATTCAGTGGATATATTAAATATAGTAGAAAAGTATCCAGACAAGTCCTATGCCCTAAACAAGTTTTCTGACTACTACTTGCCTACAGCTGCAAAACTTGTCGAAACTTACAATGATTTTGAGATGATGCGCACAAATGATAAGAAAATTGTAAATTCAATGAAACAAATCAACGAGTCAATAATGACAATAGCAGAAGCCTTTGACAAAATAAAAGTGGAACTATTAGCTGATAGAGCCATGGATGTAAAGACTGATATAGACACAATAAACTTACTTCTAAATCAAGAAGGCTATGCAGAAGATGATTGGGAGAGCTAA
- a CDS encoding 5-bromo-4-chloroindolyl phosphate hydrolysis family protein, whose amino-acid sequence MKKRRYSIRLVEESKEEDNKIEEKLFRLPAKEINRANGMLALGIIFSVVSFVIILLMFIAWIFGDLSSWLMIFIISLFISIVFMLTGYRGKLEYERLEKNYRRYIRELNGNKVISINDLANSVDQDIEETYSDLRHMIKEDYFPEARIVENNSIFILDIPTYSLYKERKNEILSEASDIRQISNEQNLEEINLVRSKEIIDSAKKDLVAINLVKNKIENKNFIDHIEDLENSSKDILKVIENHPESSHGLNKFSEYYLPTSVKLINAYYEFEQITSKNSKIIKSMEQIDETIVDLTNAFERLQLDFLSDSTMEIKADIDTINLLLNQEGLKYNDWRSK is encoded by the coding sequence ATGAAAAAACGCAGATATAGTATTAGACTTGTTGAGGAGTCTAAAGAAGAAGACAATAAAATAGAAGAAAAACTCTTTAGACTTCCTGCAAAGGAAATCAATAGAGCTAATGGAATGCTAGCCCTTGGCATTATCTTTTCTGTTGTTAGTTTCGTGATTATTCTATTAATGTTTATAGCTTGGATATTTGGTGACCTATCATCTTGGCTTATGATTTTTATAATTTCTCTTTTTATTTCTATAGTTTTTATGCTTACAGGATATAGAGGAAAATTGGAATACGAAAGACTTGAGAAAAACTATAGGAGATATATTAGAGAGCTTAATGGGAATAAAGTCATTTCCATAAATGATTTGGCAAACTCAGTAGACCAAGACATTGAAGAAACATATAGCGACTTAAGACATATGATAAAAGAAGACTATTTCCCTGAGGCTAGAATAGTTGAAAATAATTCTATTTTTATCCTAGATATTCCAACCTATAGCTTGTACAAAGAACGAAAAAACGAGATTTTATCTGAAGCTTCGGATATCAGGCAAATTTCAAATGAACAAAACTTAGAAGAAATTAACCTAGTGCGTTCTAAGGAAATAATTGATTCTGCAAAAAAAGATTTAGTTGCCATAAACTTGGTTAAAAATAAAATTGAAAATAAAAACTTTATCGACCACATAGAAGATTTGGAAAATTCAAGCAAAGATATCCTTAAAGTAATTGAAAACCATCCTGAAAGTTCTCATGGATTAAATAAATTTTCTGAATATTATTTACCAACAAGCGTAAAACTTATAAATGCATATTACGAGTTTGAGCAAATAACATCAAAGAACTCAAAAATAATAAAATCAATGGAACAAATAGATGAAACAATAGTTGATCTGACTAACGCTTTTGAAAGATTACAATTAGATTTTCTAAGCGATAGCACTATGGAAATTAAGGCCGATATCGACACAATAAACCTACTTTTAAATCAAGAAGGACTTAAATACAATGATTGGAGGAGTAAATGA
- a CDS encoding toxic anion resistance protein: MSDIKLTLDGDNENDNKLESITNEGPDLVENNIKFSPEEEKMIDDFSKKIDLDNTNIILQYGSGAQKKISNFSEKTLDTVRNKDLGEIGDLLDSVVMDIKSMDREETSGPLGFLKKQVNKIEDMKYRYQSAEKNIDEVAKTLENHQITLMKDISMLDQMYDLNEEYYKEITMYIEAGNRKLKETYASEIPALESKANESNLPLDAQKVNDLKAQANRFEKKLHDLDLTRMVSIQMAPQIRMVQSSNSIMAEKIQTTIVNTIPLWKNQMVLALGMNHTNQAIRSQQRVTDLTNELLRKNADTLKQNTIETAKATERGIIDLDTIKHTNDQLISTIEEFRNIQIEGKKNRSLAQAEIARLEEELKRNLKRGNSN; encoded by the coding sequence ATGAGTGATATAAAACTAACCCTTGATGGCGATAATGAAAATGACAATAAGCTTGAAAGCATAACCAATGAAGGACCAGATCTAGTAGAAAACAATATTAAGTTTTCACCTGAAGAAGAAAAAATGATTGATGATTTCTCCAAGAAAATTGACTTGGATAATACAAATATCATCCTTCAATACGGATCTGGAGCACAAAAGAAGATTTCAAACTTCTCCGAAAAAACTCTAGATACTGTAAGAAACAAGGACTTGGGAGAAATCGGAGACTTGCTCGATTCTGTTGTAATGGATATCAAATCAATGGATAGAGAAGAAACTAGTGGGCCACTAGGATTTTTGAAAAAACAAGTCAATAAGATTGAGGACATGAAATACCGCTACCAATCAGCAGAAAAAAACATTGACGAAGTAGCAAAAACTTTAGAAAACCATCAAATAACTTTGATGAAAGATATTTCTATGCTAGATCAAATGTATGATCTAAACGAAGAATACTACAAAGAAATCACCATGTACATCGAAGCTGGGAATAGAAAACTAAAGGAAACTTACGCTAGTGAAATTCCAGCCCTTGAATCCAAGGCCAATGAATCAAACTTGCCTTTGGATGCACAGAAAGTAAACGACCTCAAGGCTCAAGCCAATAGATTCGAGAAAAAACTTCACGACCTTGATTTGACCCGTATGGTTTCTATACAAATGGCTCCTCAAATCAGGATGGTTCAATCATCAAATTCGATTATGGCAGAAAAAATCCAAACCACAATTGTAAATACCATCCCACTTTGGAAAAACCAAATGGTCTTGGCCCTTGGCATGAACCACACCAACCAAGCCATCAGAAGCCAACAAAGGGTAACTGACCTTACAAACGAATTATTAAGAAAAAATGCTGATACTCTAAAACAAAATACTATAGAAACAGCAAAGGCAACTGAACGTGGTATAATTGACCTTGATACGATTAAGCACACCAACGATCAATTGATTTCAACTATAGAAGAATTTAGAAATATACAAATTGAGGGTAAGAAAAACAGAAGCCTTGCCCAAGCTGAGATAGCAAGACTAGAAGAAGAACTAAAGAGAAATTTAAAACGAGGAAATAGTAATTAG
- a CDS encoding kinase to dihydroxyacetone kinase, with the protein MVDIGDFKFDTQMLIAGENLDEDEIFDHITANFEGDSLLAVGDEELIKIHFHTNRPWEILEYAASLGEIHDIVVENMLRQAEGLQG; encoded by the coding sequence ATGGTAGATATAGGAGATTTTAAATTTGATACACAAATGCTAATAGCAGGAGAAAACCTAGACGAAGATGAGATTTTTGACCACATCACAGCAAATTTTGAGGGTGATAGCCTTCTTGCTGTAGGTGATGAGGAACTAATCAAAATCCATTTTCACACCAATAGACCTTGGGAAATCCTAGAATATGCAGCAAGCCTTGGCGAAATCCACGACATAGTTGTAGAAAATATGCTAAGACAAGCAGAAGGACTTCAAGGCTAA
- a CDS encoding S41 family peptidase — MKKHFKIFCLILVFMLVATGCVKRRYEQLEASRKGVSTNKVKTSSDNFKPDDIDKFDVDSYLIWYKNLENPPKLDLEPSKNPKPMTNKEMVDDFNYVFKELKENYPFFEALKREKNIDFIGDYDKYLKRIKEAKNDQEFIDEMTGIMGELNNHHARIADQNYVDKTVKYYAKNWNSPSIYYEFLKLNKQVVRNRYGLKGEQTASETSISNRVSGSILNQDKSANMTLDTTNEGIAILKIKQMVDPQSVKEDEAVLDKFLKDKHLYKALVIDIRQNYGGNAEYWQKFLLPKILPSQKSVTNHLFFKDSPRAKLILADDTLNVESIKNVDISAIKLDHANDIKDFDYYIRDTISISPDESEKDYGFDGNIYLLVDKAVFSAAEGMASFMKFSDAATLIGEESGGDGLTLGVINDVMPNSGLVFTYTNTLGYAPDGTINAEEKTKPDIKSSSYKDTIDTIIEIENGNF, encoded by the coding sequence ATGAAAAAACACTTTAAAATTTTTTGTCTAATCCTTGTTTTTATGCTTGTGGCTACAGGCTGTGTCAAAAGAAGATATGAGCAATTAGAAGCTAGTAGAAAAGGGGTTTCTACTAACAAGGTAAAAACTTCTTCTGATAACTTCAAACCTGATGACATAGACAAGTTTGATGTTGATTCTTACCTCATTTGGTATAAGAATTTGGAAAATCCACCAAAGTTGGACCTAGAGCCTAGTAAGAATCCAAAGCCGATGACAAACAAAGAAATGGTCGATGATTTTAACTATGTTTTTAAGGAACTAAAAGAAAATTATCCTTTCTTTGAGGCCCTAAAAAGAGAGAAAAATATAGACTTTATCGGAGACTATGATAAATACCTAAAGAGAATCAAAGAGGCCAAAAATGACCAGGAATTCATAGATGAAATGACTGGCATTATGGGTGAGCTAAACAATCACCATGCTAGAATTGCCGATCAAAATTATGTAGATAAGACTGTCAAATATTATGCCAAAAACTGGAACAGCCCATCAATTTATTACGAGTTTTTGAAGCTAAACAAGCAAGTTGTCAGAAATAGATATGGACTAAAGGGTGAGCAGACAGCTAGTGAAACAAGCATAAGTAATAGAGTTTCTGGGTCTATATTAAATCAAGACAAATCTGCCAATATGACCTTGGATACAACAAACGAGGGGATAGCCATACTAAAAATAAAACAAATGGTCGATCCTCAAAGTGTCAAAGAAGATGAAGCTGTTTTGGATAAATTCTTAAAAGATAAACATCTTTACAAGGCTCTAGTTATTGATATCCGCCAAAACTATGGCGGTAATGCAGAATATTGGCAAAAATTCTTATTGCCAAAGATTTTACCTAGCCAAAAATCTGTAACAAATCATTTGTTTTTTAAAGATTCTCCAAGGGCAAAGCTGATATTGGCTGACGATACTTTAAATGTAGAATCCATAAAAAACGTGGATATATCTGCAATAAAATTGGACCATGCCAATGATATCAAAGATTTTGATTATTATATAAGAGATACCATAAGCATCAGTCCAGACGAAAGTGAAAAAGACTATGGATTTGATGGTAATATATATTTGCTAGTAGATAAGGCAGTATTTTCTGCGGCAGAGGGTATGGCAAGTTTTATGAAATTCTCAGATGCGGCAACCCTCATAGGCGAAGAAAGTGGAGGAGATGGGCTAACACTTGGAGTGATAAACGATGTTATGCCAAACTCTGGTCTAGTATTTACCTACACCAACACCCTAGGCTATGCTCCAGATGGGACAATTAATGCAGAAGAAAAAACAAAACCAGATATAAAATCTAGCTCATACAAGGACACTATAGACACAATAATAGAAATAGAAAATGGGAATTTTTAG
- the tsaD gene encoding tRNA (adenosine(37)-N6)-threonylcarbamoyltransferase complex transferase subunit TsaD — protein MSDFYTIGIETSCDDSCVAILKNERDLIVNLISSQIDIHTLFGGVVPEIASRKHLEAINPLIEKALTDAKLSYSDIDLVSVTKGPGLMGSLLVGISAGKALSLAANKPMIGANHMEGHICANYLAHKDLEPPFVTLVVSGGHTYLVKVKSYTDYEVIGKTRDDAAGESYDKVARKMGLGYPGGPKIDKLAKEGNPKSVDFPRVMLEKDSYDFSFSGLKTAVINYIHQMEQKNIDFNKADIAASFQDAVVDVLVDKSMRLIKESGYDKLALSGGVAANSRLRGRLEEACRENDIKFYYPHIELCTDNAAMIAMTGYLHYQAGEVSDKFMKVYPNLEI, from the coding sequence ATGAGCGATTTTTATACTATTGGAATTGAAACAAGTTGTGACGACAGCTGTGTTGCAATTTTAAAAAACGAGAGAGATCTTATAGTAAATTTAATATCATCTCAAATAGATATCCACACTCTATTTGGGGGAGTGGTGCCAGAAATAGCAAGTAGAAAGCACCTTGAAGCTATAAATCCCCTTATAGAAAAGGCTCTTACAGATGCTAAACTTAGCTATAGCGATATTGATTTAGTCTCTGTCACCAAAGGACCTGGACTTATGGGATCTTTGTTAGTAGGAATATCTGCTGGAAAGGCCCTATCCCTTGCAGCAAATAAGCCAATGATTGGGGCCAACCACATGGAGGGCCATATTTGTGCCAACTACCTTGCCCACAAGGACTTGGAACCACCCTTTGTAACCTTGGTTGTAAGTGGTGGCCATACATATCTGGTCAAGGTCAAATCTTACACAGACTATGAAGTTATCGGCAAAACCCGTGATGATGCAGCTGGTGAATCCTATGACAAGGTTGCAAGAAAGATGGGTTTAGGCTATCCTGGTGGACCAAAAATTGATAAGCTTGCCAAAGAGGGCAATCCAAAGTCGGTTGATTTCCCAAGGGTTATGTTAGAAAAGGATTCCTATGATTTTTCTTTTTCTGGCCTAAAGACAGCTGTAATCAACTACATCCACCAAATGGAGCAAAAAAATATAGATTTTAATAAGGCAGATATTGCAGCAAGTTTTCAAGATGCAGTAGTTGATGTTTTGGTAGACAAATCAATGAGGCTTATAAAAGAAAGTGGATACGACAAACTTGCCTTAAGTGGGGGAGTGGCTGCAAACTCTAGACTTAGAGGAAGACTAGAAGAAGCATGCAGAGAAAATGACATTAAATTTTATTACCCACATATAGAACTTTGTACAGACAATGCTGCAATGATTGCTATGACAGGATATTTGCACTATCAAGCAGGAGAAGTTAGTGATAAATTTATGAAAGTTTATCCTAATTTGGAAATATGA
- the rimI gene encoding ribosomal protein S18-alanine N-acetyltransferase produces the protein MIRKMQTNDIDRVYEIENKAFFEPWSKKNLIKDLETNTFLEHFVYEEDGKILGFYIASQVLDEVEIFTIAVDKAYQNLGIGSKLLDHLVAWSKDESVKKIWLEVSTKNQAAIKLYQKFDFKVMGLRKNYYQKLGEDAYNMMKEIQ, from the coding sequence ATGATTAGGAAAATGCAAACTAATGATATCGACAGAGTCTACGAAATTGAAAACAAGGCATTTTTTGAACCATGGTCTAAGAAAAACCTCATCAAAGACCTTGAAACAAACACATTCTTAGAACACTTTGTATACGAAGAAGATGGAAAGATTCTTGGATTTTACATAGCAAGCCAGGTCCTAGACGAGGTTGAAATTTTTACCATTGCTGTTGACAAAGCATATCAAAATCTTGGCATAGGCTCAAAACTTTTGGACCACTTGGTGGCTTGGTCAAAGGATGAATCAGTCAAAAAAATTTGGCTGGAAGTTTCTACAAAAAACCAAGCTGCAATAAAGCTTTACCAAAAGTTTGATTTCAAGGTCATGGGACTTAGGAAAAATTATTATCAAAAACTCGGCGAAGATGCCTACAATATGATGAAGGAAATACAATGA
- the tsaB gene encoding tRNA (adenosine(37)-N6)-threonylcarbamoyltransferase complex dimerization subunit type 1 TsaB, which translates to MNILAIDTSTMISTVTIASDNEIIGDFNVNQQKTHSESLVPMIESLLDLLGMTIDDIDAFVISQGPGSFTGLRIGMTVAKTLAQVNGKKLIPVSTLLALANNSSSKSLKAPMLDARGNRVYAAVYDKDDKEIIKENLYEIENFVELVDALGEEVELIGEISGKYCDRFKNATTLPINFNNCIGKSLIRLGLININEDYKLFEIRPNYLRKSQAEREYEKKNKA; encoded by the coding sequence ATGAATATCTTGGCAATTGATACTTCAACTATGATTTCTACTGTGACTATTGCAAGTGATAATGAAATCATTGGTGATTTTAACGTAAACCAACAAAAAACTCACAGCGAGTCCTTGGTGCCTATGATTGAAAGTTTATTGGACCTACTTGGAATGACTATAGATGATATAGACGCCTTTGTGATTTCACAAGGCCCAGGATCTTTTACAGGCCTTAGGATTGGCATGACTGTTGCCAAAACCCTAGCCCAAGTTAATGGCAAAAAACTTATCCCTGTATCTACCCTCCTTGCCCTAGCTAACAACTCATCAAGCAAGTCTTTAAAAGCTCCTATGCTAGATGCTAGGGGAAATAGAGTCTATGCTGCAGTTTATGACAAAGATGACAAGGAGATTATCAAAGAGAACCTATACGAGATAGAAAATTTTGTAGAACTTGTCGATGCTTTAGGAGAAGAAGTAGAACTAATTGGGGAGATTAGTGGCAAATATTGTGATAGATTTAAAAATGCCACAACGCTTCCAATAAACTTCAACAATTGCATAGGCAAGTCCCTAATAAGACTTGGACTTATAAATATAAACGAAGACTACAAGCTTTTTGAAATAAGGCCAAATTACCTAAGAAAATCTCAAGCTGAAAGAGAATACGAAAAAAAGAACAAGGCATAA
- the tsaE gene encoding tRNA (adenosine(37)-N6)-threonylcarbamoyltransferase complex ATPase subunit type 1 TsaE, protein MIINNLDEMRDFAKKFASSLKKNDFINLIGDMGAGKTTLTGFLCENFAIYDSSSPTFALVNIYEGDILIYHLDLYRLDDPDELLDIDYETYFYPQDAITIIEWAENAGDFLPDEMINIEIKKLDGDKREVSITNDSIRGREINEYLGN, encoded by the coding sequence ATGATAATAAATAATTTGGATGAGATGAGAGATTTTGCTAAAAAATTTGCTTCATCTCTTAAGAAAAATGATTTTATAAATTTAATAGGCGATATGGGTGCTGGCAAAACGACCTTAACTGGTTTTCTTTGTGAAAATTTTGCCATCTACGATTCATCATCTCCAACCTTTGCCCTTGTTAATATCTATGAGGGTGATATTTTGATTTACCACTTGGATTTGTATCGTTTGGATGATCCAGATGAGCTTTTGGATATTGATTATGAAACTTATTTTTATCCACAAGATGCCATTACTATCATAGAATGGGCGGAAAACGCTGGCGACTTCTTGCCGGATGAGATGATAAATATAGAAATCAAGAAGCTTGATGGTGATAAGAGAGAAGTTAGCATAACAAATGATTCTATAAGGGGGCGTGAAATAAATGAATATCTTGGCAATTGA